The Thermoanaerobaculia bacterium genome has a window encoding:
- a CDS encoding sigma 54-interacting transcriptional regulator — protein MSDPHSCPKSGEEKYRLLLQVSEAANAQRDLAAVLEAVARALKPFVPVDAIAAITIEGDVARTHAIHIEGVERRPGEPVEETMARALDIPRDRLDAVHSGFPLRGTGTEYVGRTRKAYVSQDLEEDRLFAEDERLLSYGVHSYVRTPLFVRDRQIGSIAFARIAQKRFTPDEAELLEEVSRPIATAVSNSLAFAEIARLRDRLEEENLVLKEEIDQESMFEEIVGTSTALRNVLSRVEKVARTESTVLLCGETGTGKELVARAIHRLSPRSSRALIKVNLAALPEGLIASELFGHEKGAFTGALQRRIGRFELAAGGTLFLDEVSELPSEMQVALLRILQEGEFERVGGSRTLHTDARVIAATNRDLRAAVREGAFREDLYYRLNVFPIEIPPLRERRTDVPILVEYFVARHAARLGKRIRRVEKKTMDLFLAYPWPGNVRELQNVIERAAILTEGDTLRVEESALARETGAPVTGGSLPTSLQGEEKKIIEAVLAQTRGRVAGPSGAAVRLRIPSTTLESKIRKLKIDKHRFRSTISH, from the coding sequence GTGTCCGATCCCCATTCCTGCCCGAAATCCGGCGAGGAAAAGTACCGACTGCTCCTGCAGGTGTCCGAGGCGGCCAACGCGCAGCGGGACCTCGCCGCCGTCCTCGAAGCCGTCGCGAGGGCGCTGAAGCCGTTCGTTCCCGTGGACGCGATCGCCGCGATCACGATCGAAGGAGACGTCGCGCGGACCCATGCCATCCACATCGAGGGCGTCGAGCGGCGGCCGGGCGAGCCGGTGGAAGAGACGATGGCGCGCGCGCTCGACATTCCCCGGGACCGGCTCGATGCGGTTCACAGCGGGTTTCCCCTGCGCGGCACCGGCACCGAGTACGTCGGCCGGACGCGCAAGGCGTACGTCTCGCAGGATCTCGAGGAGGACCGTCTCTTCGCGGAAGACGAGCGCCTCCTCTCCTACGGCGTGCATTCCTACGTCCGCACACCACTCTTCGTGCGCGATCGCCAGATCGGATCGATCGCGTTCGCGCGCATCGCCCAGAAACGCTTCACGCCCGACGAAGCGGAGCTCCTGGAGGAGGTTTCCCGCCCGATCGCGACCGCGGTCTCGAATTCCCTCGCCTTCGCGGAGATCGCGCGACTGAGGGACCGGCTCGAGGAAGAGAACCTGGTGCTGAAGGAGGAGATCGACCAGGAGTCGATGTTCGAGGAGATCGTCGGCACCTCGACGGCCCTCCGGAACGTCCTCTCCCGCGTCGAGAAGGTCGCGCGGACGGAGTCCACGGTCCTGCTCTGCGGCGAGACCGGCACGGGAAAGGAGCTCGTCGCGCGCGCGATCCACCGGCTGTCCCCCCGCTCGTCGCGGGCGCTCATCAAGGTCAACCTCGCCGCGCTCCCCGAGGGGTTGATCGCTTCCGAGCTCTTCGGCCACGAGAAGGGCGCGTTCACGGGCGCGCTGCAGCGCCGGATCGGGCGATTCGAGCTCGCCGCCGGCGGAACGCTCTTCCTCGACGAGGTCAGCGAGCTCCCCTCCGAGATGCAGGTCGCGCTCCTCCGCATTCTCCAGGAGGGGGAGTTCGAACGGGTCGGCGGCAGCCGCACGCTGCACACGGACGCGCGCGTCATCGCGGCGACGAATCGCGATCTCCGCGCGGCGGTCCGGGAGGGCGCCTTTCGCGAAGATCTCTACTATCGGCTGAACGTCTTCCCGATCGAAATCCCTCCTCTCCGCGAGCGGCGAACGGACGTTCCGATCCTCGTCGAATACTTCGTCGCCCGGCACGCGGCGCGGCTCGGAAAGAGAATCCGGCGCGTCGAGAAGAAGACGATGGATCTCTTCCTCGCCTACCCGTGGCCCGGAAACGTCCGCGAGCTCCAGAACGTGATCGAGCGCGCCGCGATCCTGACCGAAGGCGACACGCTGCGGGTGGAGGAGAGCGCGCTCGCCCGGGAAACGGGCGCGCCCGTCACCGGCGGCTCGCTGCCGACGAGCCTCCAGGGAGAAGAGAAGAAGATCATCGAGGCCGTCCTCGCCCAGACGCGCGGCCGGGTCGCCGGTCCCTCCGGCGCGGCGGTCCGGCTTCGAATCCCGTCGACGACCCTCGAATCGAAGATCCGGAAGCTCAAGATCGACAAGCACCGGTTCCGCTCGACCATCTCCCATTAA